The Myxococcales bacterium genome includes a region encoding these proteins:
- a CDS encoding FAD-binding oxidoreductase, which yields MPGSLRRLPRRVFEGFGYTTRSESVFAAPESVDELREIYTRASEENIPVHHRGAGRSYGDAAMNAGGLIVDMRRMNRLLDFDPEDGIAETEPGFTIESLWKSILPHGYWPAVVPGTMFPTLGGCAAMNIHGKNHCQQGGFGDAIVDADLLTPAGELIRIAPDENKELFRAAVSGFGMLGTFTRIKLRTKRVKSGSLRVQQHPAANLREQLAFFEEHVDQSDYIIGWVDCIGGGSELGRGQIHVANYLDEGPDALGLNPSDQALPKTIMGVPLGLVGTVLGMVQSNPGMHLANWAKYMASKLGTKRPYHQAHVAFQFLLDYVPTFRDAYRPGGFIQYQPFIPKEHALPVLEEILRRTQRAGLVSYLGVLKRYRPDEFLLSHALDGYSLAMDFPVSRSNRVALFALCGELSEIVLEAGGKFYPAKDSVMRPEDFSRSFGEDAVHRFQEMRREVDPARILRSDFSLRVGLEST from the coding sequence ATGCCGGGCTCCCTGCGCAGATTGCCTCGACGCGTATTCGAAGGCTTTGGCTACACGACTCGCTCCGAGTCGGTGTTCGCCGCGCCAGAGTCCGTCGATGAGTTGAGGGAAATCTATACCCGGGCGAGCGAAGAAAACATTCCGGTTCATCACCGAGGTGCCGGAAGATCCTACGGCGACGCGGCAATGAACGCCGGTGGCCTGATCGTCGACATGCGGCGCATGAATCGCCTGCTCGACTTCGACCCAGAGGACGGGATCGCAGAGACAGAGCCGGGCTTTACGATCGAGAGCCTGTGGAAATCCATCCTGCCCCACGGCTACTGGCCGGCAGTGGTTCCCGGAACGATGTTTCCGACCCTCGGCGGCTGTGCGGCGATGAACATCCACGGAAAGAACCACTGCCAGCAAGGCGGGTTCGGCGACGCGATTGTCGATGCCGATCTGCTGACACCAGCTGGTGAGTTGATCCGAATCGCGCCAGACGAGAACAAAGAATTGTTTCGTGCTGCGGTTTCGGGCTTCGGAATGCTCGGCACATTCACCCGCATCAAACTCCGCACGAAGCGCGTCAAGTCCGGCAGCCTTCGCGTACAACAGCACCCCGCCGCCAACCTGCGCGAGCAACTGGCGTTCTTCGAAGAACACGTCGACCAGAGCGATTACATCATCGGCTGGGTGGACTGCATTGGCGGCGGTTCAGAACTGGGGAGGGGGCAGATTCATGTCGCCAACTACCTCGACGAAGGGCCGGACGCACTCGGGTTGAATCCGAGCGACCAGGCTCTTCCCAAGACGATCATGGGTGTCCCCCTCGGTCTGGTGGGAACCGTGCTCGGCATGGTTCAAAGCAACCCGGGCATGCATTTGGCGAACTGGGCGAAGTACATGGCTTCCAAGCTCGGCACGAAGCGCCCATACCATCAGGCGCACGTGGCATTCCAGTTCTTGCTCGACTATGTCCCGACCTTTCGCGATGCGTACCGCCCCGGCGGCTTCATTCAATACCAGCCGTTCATTCCCAAAGAGCACGCCCTCCCGGTCCTCGAAGAGATTCTCCGCAGAACCCAGCGCGCCGGCCTGGTCAGCTATCTCGGCGTTCTCAAGCGATACCGACCGGATGAGTTCCTGCTCTCCCACGCCCTCGACGGGTACTCATTGGCGATGGATTTCCCGGTGTCCCGTTCCAACCGTGTGGCGCTCTTTGCACTCTGCGGGGAGTTGTCCGAGATCGTTCTCGAAGCAGGGGGCAAGTTCTATCCCGCGAAGGATTCGGTGATGCGCCCGGAAGACTTCTCGAGAAGCTTTGGCGAAGACGCGGTGCATCGGTTTCAGGAGATGCGCCGCGAGGTGGATCCCGCGCGCATCCTGCGCAGCGATTTCTCTCTGCGAGTCGGCCTCGAATCGACCTAA
- a CDS encoding SDR family NAD(P)-dependent oxidoreductase, with product MVGATVSDREANSQPGLEEVMNIRTAIIVGASSGIGAGLVAALVSRGTRVAAVARRKNSLQALADSCQDGKSSVIVREHDVLNLDDAPIAFDELVKALGGSVDLVIYSAGVMPEIEEGEYNTRKDRNIVDVNLTGAIAWLNLAAAHMESRGAGTLVGISSVAGDRGRRGNPVYTAAKAGLTTYLEALRNRMSRYGVHVVTVKPGPVATDMTRGTALPLMIPVDRCVAGILAAVDRGRPMTTYIPGVWWAIMSIIRLVPSVVFRRTNI from the coding sequence ATGGTCGGCGCTACGGTGAGCGATCGCGAAGCGAACTCACAGCCGGGACTCGAGGAAGTCATGAATATTCGAACTGCAATTATCGTGGGCGCATCGTCGGGCATTGGCGCTGGCTTGGTAGCGGCGTTGGTCTCCCGGGGAACCCGGGTCGCCGCAGTCGCGAGGCGCAAGAACTCTCTTCAGGCTCTCGCCGATTCGTGCCAGGACGGCAAAAGCTCCGTCATCGTGCGCGAACACGATGTGCTCAATCTCGATGACGCGCCCATCGCGTTCGACGAACTGGTCAAGGCGCTCGGCGGATCGGTCGACCTCGTCATCTACTCCGCGGGAGTGATGCCGGAAATCGAAGAAGGTGAGTACAACACACGCAAGGATCGCAACATCGTCGATGTCAATCTGACGGGTGCGATCGCATGGCTCAACCTGGCGGCGGCGCACATGGAATCGCGTGGGGCAGGCACCCTCGTGGGTATTTCCAGTGTTGCTGGAGATCGCGGTCGACGGGGCAATCCGGTCTACACCGCGGCGAAGGCCGGACTCACCACGTATCTCGAGGCACTGCGCAACCGAATGAGCCGCTACGGCGTTCATGTCGTTACCGTCAAGCCAGGGCCAGTAGCGACCGATATGACCAGGGGAACCGCCCTACCCCTGATGATTCCGGTAGATCGCTGTGTAGCTGGAATCTTGGCGGCTGTGGATCGGGGACGCCCAATGACAACGTACATCCCCGGTGTTTGGTGGGCGATCATGTCGATCATTCGACTCGTACCTTCGGTCGTGTTTCGGAGAACCAATATTTGA
- a CDS encoding SlyX family protein, with amino-acid sequence MSERDNSESIAKPIDERFQVLENKVLYQDRTIEELNDVVTQQQNQIDQLNLKVKRLRELFDNPSDSGIEGGEEPPPPHY; translated from the coding sequence ATGAGCGAGCGAGACAATTCTGAATCCATCGCGAAACCAATCGACGAACGATTCCAGGTTCTCGAGAATAAAGTCCTCTATCAGGATCGTACGATCGAAGAGCTGAACGACGTCGTGACCCAACAGCAGAATCAAATCGATCAGCTCAACCTGAAGGTCAAACGCCTGCGAGAACTCTTCGACAACCCTTCCGACAGCGGCATCGAGGGCGGCGAGGAACCACCCCCACCCCACTACTAG
- a CDS encoding HEAT repeat domain-containing protein encodes MSVDSEAVGTNGHLGLRSKYQDLRVWRGAHVLAAIGFYFGLAGAASSEVSTVAVRPGTNSGIQSARVRVAELREVLRQPMDWSERNALFRSLSHLVSRRNAKPHLAAIRELSWIELPSAAEALGIALRDTDSPHRKEAAMALLRVRRVEALPVLLETLHDPNPDLRSIVAGTIGDLVGQEDLHFDAKDVRAAETALARMLASDSDPRVRLAALDGLTLLGSEEAVYSAFTVGSKDPDEFVECGLVARSRYLVKGGKEARINVRMIREFLRDKLSEESRVPSTGILKRAYYAQKYYSPISKQRACVDVEATAASVLAILRDRAALTNLLRTASNDVASLRASAASALANYKDDEALASIRHALVDPVRGVRQAAIIGLGESHDPRADQLLIFTLQESTPVDRRDAAKALGGSFGASSALIRAFADRVVQVRNEAETALLRSDEVVLKLEAARAALRSEALAESNGGRLERRRQKLDEGYERWMAERRENEIALAEGLASQDVRVRIRSARVLAKFRSPASLELLRASLRSGTSPQNEMAALSLGLRGDPSARADLEKASRVEHTALSVAAIRALQDLGQPESLPLLRSILETDSRERVRTAANFAIAMLNKRQRN; translated from the coding sequence ATGTCAGTCGATAGCGAAGCAGTTGGAACCAACGGTCACCTCGGGCTGCGGTCCAAATACCAGGATTTAAGAGTCTGGCGCGGGGCTCACGTCCTCGCAGCCATAGGGTTCTACTTCGGTCTCGCAGGCGCCGCTTCCTCCGAAGTCTCTACTGTCGCGGTGCGACCGGGCACCAACTCAGGAATTCAATCAGCGCGCGTCCGCGTAGCCGAACTTCGCGAAGTCCTCCGGCAGCCCATGGATTGGAGCGAACGCAACGCACTGTTCCGCTCTCTTTCTCATCTCGTCTCTCGCCGCAACGCCAAACCGCACCTCGCTGCAATTCGAGAGTTGAGTTGGATCGAGCTGCCGAGCGCTGCAGAGGCCCTCGGCATCGCCCTGCGCGACACCGACTCTCCCCACCGCAAAGAAGCTGCGATGGCGCTTCTACGGGTTCGAAGAGTCGAGGCGCTGCCGGTCCTTCTCGAGACACTCCACGACCCAAACCCGGATCTGCGCAGCATCGTAGCGGGCACGATTGGGGATCTGGTGGGACAAGAGGATCTGCACTTCGACGCCAAAGACGTCCGGGCCGCAGAGACAGCACTCGCTCGCATGCTGGCGAGCGACAGCGATCCGCGGGTGCGATTGGCGGCACTCGATGGGCTCACCCTGTTGGGCAGCGAAGAGGCGGTGTATTCGGCTTTCACCGTCGGCAGCAAAGATCCCGATGAGTTCGTGGAGTGTGGCCTCGTCGCGCGCTCGCGCTACCTCGTCAAGGGCGGGAAGGAGGCGCGCATCAACGTCCGAATGATACGCGAGTTCCTGCGCGACAAGCTGTCCGAAGAGTCACGAGTGCCCTCCACTGGCATTTTGAAACGCGCCTACTATGCACAGAAATACTATTCACCGATCAGCAAGCAACGAGCGTGCGTCGATGTCGAAGCAACCGCAGCGAGCGTGCTGGCGATCCTTCGCGACCGCGCGGCACTAACCAACTTGCTCCGTACAGCCTCCAATGACGTCGCGAGTCTGCGCGCGTCGGCGGCGAGTGCCCTTGCGAACTACAAGGACGACGAAGCACTGGCGTCGATTCGGCACGCACTCGTCGACCCGGTGAGAGGTGTGCGCCAGGCGGCCATCATCGGGCTGGGCGAATCGCACGATCCACGAGCAGACCAGCTCCTGATCTTCACCTTGCAAGAGTCGACACCCGTAGATAGAAGAGATGCGGCGAAAGCGCTCGGCGGCTCCTTTGGCGCTTCGAGCGCACTGATCCGAGCCTTCGCCGACCGAGTTGTGCAAGTCCGCAACGAAGCCGAGACAGCGCTGCTTCGCAGTGACGAGGTCGTGCTGAAGCTCGAAGCCGCGCGCGCCGCCCTCCGGAGCGAAGCACTTGCGGAATCGAACGGTGGTCGTCTCGAGAGGCGTCGGCAGAAACTCGACGAAGGCTACGAGCGGTGGATGGCCGAAAGGCGGGAGAACGAGATTGCCCTCGCCGAGGGCCTGGCCTCACAGGATGTTCGGGTGCGAATCCGATCGGCACGGGTACTCGCGAAGTTTCGGAGTCCTGCGAGCCTGGAACTGTTGCGCGCATCCTTGCGCAGCGGAACGAGTCCACAAAACGAGATGGCCGCACTGTCCTTGGGGCTACGTGGCGACCCGAGTGCGCGTGCTGATCTCGAAAAGGCGTCCCGTGTCGAACATACGGCGCTATCGGTCGCAGCGATCCGAGCCCTGCAGGATCTGGGTCAACCCGAATCGCTGCCCCTGCTGCGATCCATCCTGGAAACCGATTCTCGCGAACGGGTCCGGACCGCGGCCAATTTCGCGATTGCGATGCTGAACAAGCGACAACGGAACTAG
- a CDS encoding ABC-F family ATP-binding cassette domain-containing protein, producing the protein MPVIDCQNLLKSYAGRTILAGVTLTIRRGERVGLVGDSGCGKSTLGRIIAGVEAHDGGKISRRRGARVAVLEQEPKLPEGQSVRDVVLGSLVEWSAAKRRHDELTSALSAASSMEMDDLVHRQSIAGEEVERLGGWERMHEAEAIVDHLGITDPERLVETLSGGECRRVALASLLVGEPDLAILDEPTNHLDVATIEWLEDHLRERFRGALLLITHDRYVLDNVATRTLELHEGELHSYEGGYIKYLEGKSERQAHAQRVERNRQNFLRREIEWLRRGPKARGTKQKARIGRALNALAEDAPTQERTADLRAETTRQGKTILHLENLTLERDGRVLIDALNLDLSNGDRIGIVGANGIGKTSLLLCVQGELAPLHGSYQLGTTTRIGYLDQARANLNDEETLRDAVVGNREYIELGGERMRVGSYLERFLFDGAAQRKKVGVLSGGERSRVCLAKLLCEKTNLLLLDEPTNDLDVSTLGALEAMLLEYGGSALIVSHDRWFLDRVATSILAFEANGKVDLHRGNYSDYREKRDREEKRDMAQRRSIAADKRREPERKAKTDSSVVKKLTFKENKELDGLFERIEAAEAEADAITERLADPTTYQGGDVDVAELSEQLERARQLAGELVARWEELEARREATST; encoded by the coding sequence ATGCCCGTAATCGACTGCCAAAATTTGCTGAAGAGTTATGCCGGCCGCACAATTCTCGCGGGCGTCACGTTGACAATTCGCCGGGGAGAACGCGTCGGTCTGGTCGGGGACAGCGGGTGCGGCAAGAGCACCTTGGGCCGGATCATCGCCGGCGTAGAAGCGCACGATGGCGGTAAGATTTCTCGTCGGCGCGGGGCCCGGGTCGCTGTTCTCGAGCAAGAGCCGAAACTTCCGGAAGGCCAGAGTGTGCGAGATGTCGTGCTCGGCAGTCTCGTCGAATGGAGTGCGGCCAAGCGGCGACACGACGAACTCACGTCAGCGCTGTCCGCTGCGAGCAGCATGGAGATGGACGACCTGGTTCACCGGCAATCGATCGCCGGGGAAGAGGTGGAACGGCTCGGCGGTTGGGAGCGAATGCACGAAGCCGAGGCGATCGTCGACCACCTCGGGATCACGGACCCCGAACGCCTGGTCGAAACACTCTCAGGTGGCGAGTGCAGGCGCGTCGCGTTGGCAAGCCTGCTCGTCGGCGAACCCGATCTGGCGATTCTGGATGAACCGACAAATCACCTCGATGTCGCCACGATCGAATGGCTCGAGGACCACCTCCGCGAACGCTTCCGCGGCGCGCTTCTCTTGATCACCCATGACCGCTATGTCCTGGACAACGTCGCAACGCGGACGCTCGAACTTCACGAAGGTGAACTCCATAGCTACGAAGGTGGCTATATCAAATATCTCGAGGGAAAGTCCGAACGCCAGGCCCACGCCCAACGGGTCGAACGCAATCGCCAGAATTTTCTGCGCCGCGAAATCGAATGGCTGCGCCGAGGGCCGAAAGCGCGGGGCACAAAACAAAAGGCACGCATCGGACGCGCGCTGAATGCCCTGGCAGAAGACGCGCCAACCCAGGAGAGGACCGCAGACCTGCGGGCTGAAACGACGCGTCAGGGCAAGACGATCCTCCACCTCGAAAACTTGACTCTCGAACGCGACGGTCGAGTCCTGATTGACGCTCTCAATCTCGACCTCAGCAACGGCGATCGCATCGGGATCGTCGGGGCAAACGGAATTGGCAAGACGAGTCTCTTGCTCTGCGTGCAGGGAGAACTTGCTCCGCTTCACGGTAGCTATCAACTCGGGACCACGACGCGGATCGGTTATCTCGACCAGGCGCGCGCCAACCTGAACGATGAAGAAACCCTACGCGACGCCGTCGTGGGAAACCGCGAGTACATTGAGCTGGGCGGAGAGCGAATGCGCGTCGGCTCGTATCTGGAGCGGTTTCTCTTCGACGGCGCCGCCCAGCGCAAGAAGGTGGGCGTTCTTTCCGGAGGTGAGCGCTCACGGGTTTGTCTGGCAAAGCTTTTGTGCGAGAAGACCAACCTGCTGCTGCTCGACGAACCGACGAACGATCTCGATGTATCAACCCTCGGAGCGCTCGAAGCCATGCTGCTCGAGTACGGAGGGAGCGCACTGATCGTCAGTCACGATCGCTGGTTTCTCGATCGGGTCGCGACATCGATCCTGGCCTTCGAAGCAAACGGCAAGGTTGATCTCCACCGCGGCAACTACTCTGACTACCGCGAGAAGCGCGACAGAGAAGAAAAGCGAGACATGGCACAGCGACGCTCTATCGCGGCCGACAAGCGGCGCGAACCCGAGCGCAAGGCAAAGACCGACTCATCGGTGGTCAAGAAGCTGACGTTCAAGGAAAACAAAGAACTCGACGGGCTCTTCGAGCGCATCGAAGCGGCCGAAGCGGAAGCCGACGCGATCACGGAACGCCTCGCTGATCCCACGACTTACCAGGGCGGGGATGTCGATGTGGCGGAGCTGAGCGAACAGCTCGAGCGCGCGCGCCAGCTCGCGGGGGAGTTGGTCGCCCGCTGGGAAGAGCTCGAAGCGCGCAGAGAAGCGACCTCGACCTAG